Proteins encoded together in one Cyanobium sp. WAJ14-Wanaka window:
- a CDS encoding glycosyltransferase family 9 protein: MRALFLIPGGNAQQLQAFAAVAAVAEQLKAQVHVVCQAASLALWKLQPAVEKVVAFPFEEATLADWANLLGTVREPDFQLCVNRAQGRQVDLMLSMSHIPTRVALKGFSATAQVKPSANPWPNQAWEAFLKPVGVHLDAQSYRLALPKAELQAAAKALPAGDGPALLLAPAGDGQDWPLDQWQALPQQIRAKLANLRVLEPTAAGTGALQRAALMANADVVLASDPAVIEWALLLGLPLVALGRAAETLPQRPGLQALGLPGQLKELGIAEVMAALGLG; the protein is encoded by the coding sequence ATGCGTGCCCTGTTTCTAATTCCCGGGGGCAACGCCCAGCAACTGCAGGCCTTTGCCGCTGTTGCGGCCGTTGCCGAACAACTCAAGGCCCAGGTCCATGTGGTTTGTCAGGCGGCAAGCCTGGCCCTCTGGAAACTGCAGCCGGCGGTGGAAAAGGTCGTCGCCTTCCCGTTTGAAGAGGCCACCCTCGCCGACTGGGCCAACCTGCTGGGTACGGTGCGGGAGCCCGATTTTCAGCTCTGCGTTAACCGTGCCCAGGGCCGCCAGGTTGACTTGATGCTGTCGATGAGCCACATCCCCACCCGGGTGGCGCTCAAGGGTTTCTCAGCTACGGCCCAGGTCAAGCCCAGCGCCAACCCCTGGCCAAACCAGGCCTGGGAGGCCTTCCTCAAGCCAGTGGGGGTGCATCTGGATGCCCAGAGCTATCGACTAGCCCTGCCCAAGGCCGAGCTCCAAGCGGCTGCCAAAGCCCTGCCAGCCGGGGATGGCCCCGCCCTGCTGCTGGCCCCCGCCGGAGATGGCCAGGATTGGCCCCTGGACCAATGGCAAGCCTTGCCCCAACAGATCCGGGCCAAATTGGCGAACCTGCGGGTGCTCGAACCCACTGCCGCTGGCACCGGTGCCTTGCAGCGGGCCGCCCTGATGGCCAATGCGGATGTGGTGCTAGCCAGCGATCCAGCGGTGATCGAGTGGGCCCTGCTGCTCGGCCTACCCCTGGTCGCCCTGGGCCGGGCCGCCGAAACCCTGCCCCAACGGCCTGGGCTCCAGGCCCTGGGCCTGCCGGGCCAGCTCAAGGAGCTCGGGATCGCCGAGGTGATGGCGGCCCTGGGCTTGGGCTAG
- a CDS encoding LD-carboxypeptidase, with amino-acid sequence MQNLALPKPLQAGDRVDLVAASSCLEGQGPIERLEAGIAILESWGLLVERRPLRSWGYLAGRDDERASDLKIPSANGASLLACIRGGWGSARLLEQPLDLPQAWLLGFSDVTSLLWAQLSQERRGAIHGPLLTTLAAEPSWSQERLRRLLFGEPLEDLQGQGWRGGCAAGPLLVANLTVATHLLGTAHLPELRGAILVLEDVGEAPYRIDRMLTHWRLTGALHQLAGMGLGSFRGCDGEGDSDGAAVSSFSLEEVLRERTADLAIPVVAGLKVGHGDANAALPLGVRAVLDGDRGLLQLPDFQQHP; translated from the coding sequence ATGCAAAACCTTGCCCTGCCAAAGCCCCTGCAGGCCGGCGATCGGGTCGACCTGGTGGCTGCCAGCTCCTGCCTGGAGGGGCAAGGGCCCATCGAGCGCCTCGAGGCCGGCATTGCCATCTTGGAAAGCTGGGGGCTCCTGGTAGAGCGCCGGCCCCTGCGGAGCTGGGGATACCTGGCGGGCCGCGATGACGAGCGCGCCAGCGACCTAAAAATTCCCTCTGCAAATGGGGCATCCCTGCTTGCCTGCATCCGGGGCGGCTGGGGTTCGGCCAGGCTGCTGGAGCAGCCCCTGGACCTTCCCCAAGCCTGGCTACTGGGCTTTTCAGATGTCACCTCCCTGCTCTGGGCCCAACTGTCCCAAGAACGCCGGGGCGCAATCCATGGCCCCCTGCTCACCACCCTGGCCGCGGAGCCAAGCTGGAGCCAGGAGCGGCTACGCCGCCTGCTCTTCGGTGAACCGCTCGAGGATCTGCAGGGGCAGGGCTGGCGGGGCGGCTGCGCCGCAGGCCCCCTCCTGGTGGCAAACCTGACGGTGGCCACCCACCTGCTTGGCACCGCCCACCTCCCCGAACTAAGGGGCGCAATCCTGGTGCTGGAGGACGTGGGCGAGGCCCCCTATCGGATCGATCGAATGCTGACCCACTGGCGCCTTACGGGAGCCCTGCATCAATTGGCCGGCATGGGCCTGGGCAGCTTTAGGGGCTGCGACGGGGAGGGAGATAGCGACGGTGCCGCCGTCTCCAGCTTCAGCCTGGAGGAGGTGTTGCGAGAACGCACCGCAGACCTGGCAATCCCAGTGGTGGCGGGCTTAAAGGTGGGCCATGGCGATGCCAACGCAGCCCTACCCCTGGGGGTACGGGCGGTTTTAGATGGCGACAGGGGCCTGCTGCAGCTGCCTGATTTTCAGCAGCACCCCTGA
- a CDS encoding 4-hydroxybenzoate polyprenyltransferase, giving the protein MAVSTFSARLKACLELLRWHKPSGRLILLIPAGWSLWLTPNAPPSAGLMLLIVLGGLAVSGAGCIANDLWDRRIDPLVERTKGRPLADGRLKSSEAAALLVIALALALLVVLLLPSQHRWPCLWLAVASLPPVLLYPSAKRWFPYPQAVLALCWGFAVLIPWAASTGSITSSIASSITGSWVLALTWLAAALWTFGFDTVYAMADRQDDQRLGVRSSALSLGSRAPGAVAACYLLACLGLALAAWLAGVGWPFWPLWLLATGAMQKEAWALRPAELPRSIYGQHFSRQVQLGGLLLLALVVGRA; this is encoded by the coding sequence ATGGCTGTCTCCACCTTCTCCGCCCGACTGAAGGCCTGTCTTGAGCTGCTGCGCTGGCATAAGCCCAGTGGGCGGCTGATTTTGCTGATTCCTGCCGGTTGGAGCCTCTGGCTCACCCCAAACGCGCCACCGTCTGCGGGGCTGATGCTGTTGATCGTGCTGGGGGGCTTGGCCGTTAGTGGGGCCGGCTGCATCGCCAACGATCTCTGGGATCGACGCATTGACCCCCTGGTGGAGCGCACCAAGGGGCGCCCCCTGGCGGATGGCCGCCTTAAAAGCTCCGAGGCGGCGGCCCTACTGGTGATAGCCCTGGCCCTGGCCCTACTGGTGGTGCTGCTGCTGCCGTCCCAGCACCGCTGGCCCTGCCTTTGGCTGGCGGTGGCCAGCCTGCCGCCGGTATTGCTTTACCCATCGGCAAAACGCTGGTTCCCCTACCCCCAGGCCGTGCTGGCCCTGTGCTGGGGCTTTGCGGTGCTGATCCCTTGGGCGGCCTCCACCGGCTCGATTACAAGCTCAATCGCCAGCTCGATCACAGGCAGCTGGGTGTTGGCGCTCACCTGGCTTGCTGCAGCCCTATGGACCTTTGGCTTTGACACCGTCTATGCAATGGCCGACCGCCAAGACGACCAACGTCTGGGGGTGCGCAGCAGTGCCTTGAGCCTGGGGAGCCGGGCGCCCGGGGCCGTGGCCGCCTGCTACCTGCTTGCCTGCCTGGGCCTCGCCCTTGCCGCCTGGCTTGCCGGCGTGGGTTGGCCGTTCTGGCCCCTGTGGCTGCTGGCCACTGGGGCGATGCAAAAAGAGGCCTGGGCCCTGCGGCCAGCAGAGCTGCCGAGGAGCATTTACGGCCAGCATTTCAGCCGCCAGGTGCAGCTCGGCGGGCTACTGCTGCTAGCCCTGGTTGTAGGGAGGGCCTGA
- the ispD gene encoding 2-C-methyl-D-erythritol 4-phosphate cytidylyltransferase, which yields MHLLIVAAGSGRRMGAAGNKLLLPVAGRPVLAWTLEAALACAAISWIGLVGQPADAAEITAILELAEPAIPVRWIVGGATRQESVSRGLAALPAEAGGVLIHDGARCLVDPELLARCAAAVQQGLSVIAATPVTDTIKQVDGKGAITATPDRSQLWAAQTPQGFPVQELRQAHATATAQGWSVTDDAALFERLGLPVQVLEAPPSNIKLTTPFDLTIAEAVLAERP from the coding sequence GTGCATTTGCTGATCGTTGCCGCAGGGAGTGGACGCCGCATGGGGGCCGCCGGCAACAAGCTTTTGCTGCCGGTTGCGGGCCGACCGGTGCTGGCCTGGACCCTGGAGGCGGCCCTGGCCTGCGCAGCGATTAGTTGGATCGGCCTGGTGGGTCAACCGGCCGATGCCGCTGAAATCACGGCGATCTTGGAGCTGGCCGAGCCGGCCATACCGGTGCGCTGGATTGTCGGCGGTGCAACCCGCCAGGAATCGGTGAGCAGGGGTTTGGCTGCCCTCCCCGCAGAGGCTGGGGGGGTGCTTATCCACGATGGGGCCCGCTGCCTGGTGGATCCGGAGCTGCTGGCCCGTTGCGCTGCGGCAGTGCAGCAGGGCCTCTCGGTGATTGCGGCTACGCCCGTCACCGACACGATCAAGCAGGTGGATGGGAAGGGCGCGATCACGGCCACCCCCGATCGCAGCCAGCTCTGGGCGGCCCAGACGCCCCAGGGGTTTCCGGTGCAGGAACTGCGCCAGGCCCACGCCACCGCAACGGCCCAGGGCTGGAGTGTCACCGACGATGCGGCCCTATTTGAACGCCTGGGCCTGCCGGTGCAGGTGTTGGAGGCACCCCCTTCCAACATCAAACTCACCACTCCCTTCGATCTAACCATTGCCGAAGCCGTGTTGGCAGAGCGCCCCTGA
- a CDS encoding Ppx/GppA phosphatase family protein: protein MVQDLSKPWPGRRRVAAIDIGTNSIHLLVAEVDLELRSFSVVLAEKATTRLGERDPVSGELSADAIERAFRTLRHDRDLALSHGVEQIVTAATSAVREAPNGRDFLVALQEKLDLDVDLVSGPEEARLIYLGVLSGMTLGDQPHLILDIGGGSTELVLADGGDARVLTSTRIGAVRLQREFCRQDPLPPAQQSFLKAYIQGSLDPAVAQARAALKPGERPKMVATSGTAMALAALAAAEDERPPLKLQGYRLGKARIDQLLARLLQMGPEQRKALTAINERRAEIIVPGALILQTAMEMLQVQELVVCDRALREGLIVDWMLRNQLLGDRFSFQSTIRERTVIHLAQSFGVDRSRADRVAAFALSLYDQTRGLLHEDGGEGRQLLWAAAQLHTCGKSINIAAYHKHTWYLIRHGELLGYSEMEHLMVAAIARYHRRGLPKKRHESWLVIEGRDQRRCVAAMGLLLRLAAALDRRPAEVIERITVAADRDAGPKEPPTGFTISLEESAELAADPQGDLSLECWSLLSCHAVVQEACGLELRVLGA, encoded by the coding sequence ATGGTTCAGGACCTATCCAAGCCATGGCCAGGTCGGCGGCGCGTCGCGGCCATTGATATCGGTACCAACTCGATTCACCTGTTGGTGGCTGAGGTCGACCTGGAGCTGCGCAGCTTTTCCGTGGTGCTGGCGGAGAAGGCCACCACCCGCCTGGGGGAGCGGGATCCCGTGAGTGGCGAATTGAGCGCCGATGCAATTGAGCGGGCCTTCCGCACCCTGCGCCACGACCGCGACCTGGCCCTCAGCCATGGGGTGGAGCAGATCGTCACGGCCGCCACCAGTGCGGTGCGCGAAGCCCCCAATGGCCGTGATTTCCTAGTGGCCCTCCAGGAAAAGCTCGACCTGGATGTGGATCTGGTCAGCGGTCCGGAGGAGGCGCGCCTGATCTATCTCGGGGTGCTTTCCGGCATGACCCTGGGGGATCAGCCCCACCTGATTCTTGATATCGGCGGCGGTTCCACGGAATTGGTCTTGGCCGACGGCGGCGATGCCAGGGTTCTGACCAGCACCCGCATCGGTGCGGTGCGCCTGCAGAGGGAGTTCTGCCGCCAGGATCCCCTGCCCCCTGCCCAGCAGTCTTTCTTAAAGGCCTACATCCAAGGGTCCCTGGATCCGGCCGTGGCCCAGGCCCGAGCTGCCCTTAAGCCTGGGGAGCGGCCCAAAATGGTGGCCACCAGTGGCACGGCAATGGCCCTGGCGGCCCTGGCGGCGGCTGAGGATGAAAGGCCCCCCCTGAAACTCCAGGGCTACCGGCTCGGCAAGGCCCGCATCGACCAGTTACTTGCCAGGTTGCTGCAGATGGGCCCGGAGCAACGCAAGGCGCTTACCGCCATCAACGAACGGCGGGCCGAAATCATCGTGCCAGGGGCCCTGATCCTCCAAACCGCCATGGAGATGCTGCAGGTGCAGGAGCTGGTGGTGTGTGATCGGGCCCTGCGCGAGGGGTTGATTGTGGATTGGATGCTGCGCAATCAGCTGCTGGGGGATCGCTTTTCCTTCCAGAGCACCATTCGCGAGCGCACGGTGATCCACCTGGCCCAAAGTTTTGGGGTGGATCGCAGCCGGGCCGACCGGGTGGCCGCCTTTGCCCTCAGCCTCTACGACCAAACCCGGGGTCTCCTCCACGAGGACGGCGGTGAAGGCCGCCAGCTGCTTTGGGCTGCGGCCCAACTGCACACCTGTGGCAAGAGCATCAACATCGCCGCTTATCACAAACACACCTGGTACTTGATCCGCCATGGGGAGCTTTTGGGCTACAGCGAGATGGAGCATTTGATGGTGGCGGCCATCGCCCGATACCACCGCCGGGGCCTGCCCAAAAAGCGCCATGAGTCTTGGCTGGTGATTGAGGGCCGGGATCAACGTCGCTGCGTGGCGGCGATGGGACTGCTGCTCCGTTTGGCCGCTGCCCTAGACAGGCGTCCCGCAGAGGTAATTGAGCGGATAACCGTTGCTGCGGATAGGGATGCGGGCCCCAAGGAGCCACCCACTGGCTTCACCATTTCCCTGGAGGAAAGCGCAGAGTTGGCCGCAGATCCCCAGGGCGACCTAAGCCTGGAGTGCTGGAGCCTGCTCTCTTGCCACGCCGTGGTCCAGGAGGCCTGTGGCCTGGAACTCAGGGTGTTGGGGGCTTAG
- the fabG gene encoding 3-oxoacyl-[acyl-carrier-protein] reductase: MGTSNSLNGQVALVTGASRGIGRAIAIALAAEGAEVVVNYANSPEAADAVVEAIVGAGGKAWSHRANVADEAQVEDLIKTLLDRSGRLDVLVNNAGITRDGLLMRMKTADWQSVLDLNLTGVFLCTRAVSRSMLKARSGRIINITSVVALMGNPGQANYSASKAGLIGFTRSCAAEFSGRGVTVNAVAPGFIESDMTAELDREPILKAIPLGRMGTPQEVASAVRFLAADPAAAYMTGQVLQVDGGMVMR; the protein is encoded by the coding sequence ATGGGCACCTCCAACTCCCTTAACGGCCAAGTCGCCCTAGTAACCGGTGCCAGCCGCGGCATCGGCCGGGCCATTGCCATTGCCCTGGCCGCCGAGGGGGCCGAGGTGGTGGTCAACTACGCCAACTCGCCGGAGGCCGCCGATGCCGTGGTCGAGGCCATCGTTGGGGCCGGCGGCAAGGCCTGGAGTCACCGGGCCAATGTGGCCGACGAAGCCCAGGTGGAAGACCTGATCAAAACCTTGCTGGATCGGTCAGGCAGGCTCGATGTGTTGGTCAATAACGCCGGCATCACCCGAGACGGCCTGCTGATGCGCATGAAAACCGCGGACTGGCAGAGCGTGCTCGACCTTAATCTCACCGGCGTTTTCCTCTGCACCCGCGCCGTTAGCCGCTCGATGCTGAAGGCCCGTTCTGGCCGAATCATCAACATCACCTCCGTGGTGGCCTTGATGGGCAACCCTGGCCAGGCCAACTACAGCGCCAGCAAGGCCGGCCTAATCGGCTTCACCCGCAGTTGCGCTGCCGAGTTTTCCGGTCGTGGGGTAACCGTCAACGCCGTGGCACCGGGCTTCATCGAAAGCGACATGACCGCTGAACTCGATCGGGAACCCATCCTCAAGGCAATCCCGTTGGGCCGGATGGGCACGCCGCAAGAGGTGGCGAGCGCGGTGCGCTTCCTGGCCGCCGATCCAGCCGCCGCCTACATGACTGGCCAAGTGCTCCAGGTCGATGGCGGGATGGTGATGCGCTGA
- a CDS encoding FAD-dependent oxidoreductase codes for MDLSVAAPAPDPVPAASLADGDQVDVLIVGGGVCGTALLFELARYTDLGRIALVERYDQLAQVNSKATNNSQTIHCGDIETNYTLEKALRVKRTAEMIVHYADLLEPEIRDRCVFRTPKMVLGVGEQECGFLRERFNHFSPHFPAMELLEKGEIAEWEPQVALVNGALRPEPLVAIGIRRTYTAVDYEALSESFVEQAQAAVSQSVEGAKSVEGGADRQLRIQMGTKVELIEQEGEGFRVQIRPTKGGASRQLLARHVVVNAGAHSLLMAQQMGYGLEYSCLPVAGSFYFTPDLLKGKVYTVQNDKLPFAAIHGDPDVRAPGKTRFGPTALLLPQLERYKAASFWEFLKVLRLDWAVLSVFWQLFRIADIRNYIFKNLLFEVPWLRRFLFLADARKIVPGMALADLSFAEGYGGVRPQLINKTSRQLMLGEASIRPLPGLVFNVTPSPGGTCCLGNAATDVEAIAERLGCSFDQQALAQELYGA; via the coding sequence ATGGATTTGAGCGTCGCAGCCCCTGCCCCTGACCCGGTGCCCGCCGCCTCCCTCGCGGATGGGGACCAGGTTGATGTGTTGATTGTGGGGGGTGGGGTCTGCGGCACGGCCCTGTTATTTGAGCTGGCCCGCTACACCGACCTGGGCCGCATTGCCCTGGTGGAGCGCTACGACCAACTGGCCCAGGTGAATTCCAAGGCCACTAACAACAGCCAGACGATCCACTGCGGCGACATCGAGACCAACTACACCCTGGAAAAGGCCCTGCGGGTTAAGCGCACCGCCGAAATGATCGTGCACTACGCCGATCTGCTCGAACCCGAGATCCGGGATCGCTGCGTGTTTCGCACCCCCAAGATGGTGCTCGGTGTGGGCGAGCAGGAATGCGGCTTCCTGCGGGAGCGCTTCAACCACTTTTCCCCCCACTTCCCAGCCATGGAGCTGCTGGAGAAGGGGGAAATTGCCGAATGGGAGCCCCAGGTTGCCCTGGTGAATGGGGCCCTGCGGCCTGAGCCCCTGGTGGCCATTGGGATTCGACGCACCTACACCGCCGTGGATTACGAAGCCCTTTCGGAATCCTTTGTGGAACAGGCCCAGGCGGCCGTGTCCCAATCGGTGGAGGGGGCCAAATCGGTGGAGGGGGGAGCCGATCGCCAGCTTCGCATTCAAATGGGCACGAAGGTGGAGCTAATTGAGCAGGAGGGCGAGGGTTTTCGGGTCCAGATTCGGCCCACCAAGGGGGGAGCATCCCGCCAACTTTTGGCCCGCCATGTGGTGGTCAACGCCGGCGCCCACAGCCTGTTGATGGCCCAGCAGATGGGCTACGGCCTGGAGTATTCCTGTCTGCCGGTGGCGGGCAGTTTTTACTTCACCCCCGACCTCCTCAAGGGCAAGGTTTACACCGTTCAAAACGACAAGCTGCCCTTTGCCGCCATCCACGGCGACCCGGATGTGCGGGCACCCGGCAAGACCCGCTTTGGGCCCACGGCCCTTTTACTTCCCCAGCTCGAGCGCTACAAGGCGGCCTCCTTCTGGGAATTTTTAAAGGTGCTGCGCCTGGATTGGGCTGTTTTAAGCGTTTTTTGGCAGCTTTTTCGCATTGCCGATATCCGCAACTACATCTTTAAAAATCTGCTGTTTGAAGTGCCCTGGCTCAGGCGCTTTTTGTTCCTGGCCGATGCCCGCAAAATTGTGCCGGGCATGGCCCTTGCTGACCTCAGCTTTGCGGAGGGCTACGGAGGGGTGCGCCCCCAGCTGATCAATAAGACCAGCCGCCAACTGATGTTGGGCGAAGCCAGCATTCGCCCCCTGCCAGGGCTGGTCTTCAATGTGACCCCCTCGCCGGGTGGCACCTGTTGCCTGGGCAATGCGGCTACCGATGTGGAGGCGATTGCGGAGCGCTTGGGCTGCTCCTTCGACCAGCAGGCCCTGGCCCAGGAGCTCTACGGGGCCTAG
- the groL gene encoding chaperonin GroEL (60 kDa chaperone family; promotes refolding of misfolded polypeptides especially under stressful conditions; forms two stacked rings of heptamers to form a barrel-shaped 14mer; ends can be capped by GroES; misfolded proteins enter the barrel where they are refolded when GroES binds), which translates to MAKLISFSDASRAALERGVNALADAVKVTIGPKGRNVVLEKKFGAPEIVNDGVTIAKEIELEDPFENLGAKLIQQVASRTKDKAGDGTTTATVLAQALVHEGMKNIAAGANPVGVKRGMEKALAQVVAGIAERSQAVAGDAIRQVASVSSGNDEEIGRMIAEAMAKVSADGVITVEESNSLATELEITEGMAFDRGYSSPYFVTDQERRECIFDNALLLLTDRKISAVADLVPVLEAVSKTGKPLLILSEDVEGEALATLVVNKNRGVLQVAAVRAPGFGERRKAMLADIAILTGATLVSEDKAMTLDKVDLNDLGKARRITITKDSTTIVATGEHQAAVADRVAAVRRELENTDSDYDREKLQERIAKMAGGVAVIKVGAPTETELKNRKLRIDDALNATRAAVEEGIIAGGGCTLLELAAGLETLKSECHGDERTGVEILQSALAAPVRQIAANAGADGAVVAAEIQRLGKGFNALTGAYEDLLAAGILDAAKVVRLALQDAVSIASLLITTEAVIADKPEPPAPAGGPGGDMGGMGGMGGMGGMGGMGGMGMPGMM; encoded by the coding sequence ATGGCCAAGTTGATCAGCTTCTCGGATGCCTCCCGCGCAGCCCTGGAGCGTGGCGTCAATGCCCTCGCCGACGCCGTGAAGGTCACCATTGGTCCGAAGGGCCGCAACGTGGTGCTGGAAAAAAAATTTGGCGCCCCTGAAATTGTCAATGACGGGGTGACGATCGCCAAGGAGATCGAGCTGGAGGATCCCTTTGAAAACCTCGGCGCCAAGTTGATCCAGCAGGTGGCCAGCCGCACCAAGGACAAGGCCGGGGACGGCACCACCACCGCCACCGTTTTGGCCCAGGCCCTGGTGCATGAGGGCATGAAAAACATTGCCGCCGGCGCCAACCCCGTAGGCGTGAAGCGGGGCATGGAAAAGGCCCTGGCCCAGGTGGTGGCTGGCATTGCTGAGCGCTCCCAGGCCGTGGCTGGCGACGCGATTCGCCAGGTGGCCTCGGTGAGCTCCGGCAACGATGAAGAAATTGGCCGGATGATCGCCGAGGCGATGGCCAAGGTGAGCGCCGACGGCGTAATCACTGTCGAGGAATCCAATTCCCTTGCCACCGAGCTGGAAATCACCGAGGGCATGGCCTTCGATCGGGGCTACAGCTCCCCCTATTTCGTGACGGACCAGGAGCGGCGCGAATGCATTTTTGACAATGCCCTACTGCTGTTAACCGATCGCAAGATCAGTGCGGTGGCTGATTTGGTGCCCGTTCTCGAAGCGGTCTCAAAGACCGGCAAACCATTACTGATCCTCTCGGAGGATGTGGAGGGCGAAGCCCTGGCCACCTTGGTGGTGAACAAGAACCGGGGGGTGTTGCAGGTTGCTGCTGTGCGGGCCCCAGGCTTTGGTGAGCGCCGCAAGGCCATGTTGGCCGACATCGCCATCCTCACCGGCGCCACCCTGGTCAGCGAAGACAAGGCGATGACCCTCGACAAAGTCGACCTAAACGACCTCGGCAAAGCCCGCCGGATCACGATCACCAAGGACAGCACCACCATCGTGGCCACCGGTGAACACCAGGCGGCCGTGGCTGATCGGGTGGCAGCGGTTCGCCGCGAACTCGAAAACACAGATTCCGACTACGACCGCGAAAAGTTGCAGGAGCGGATCGCCAAAATGGCCGGCGGTGTGGCCGTGATCAAGGTCGGTGCCCCCACCGAAACGGAACTAAAAAACCGCAAACTGCGCATCGATGATGCCCTCAATGCCACCCGGGCGGCGGTGGAGGAGGGAATCATTGCCGGCGGTGGCTGCACCCTGCTGGAACTGGCGGCGGGCCTGGAAACCCTCAAATCCGAGTGCCACGGCGATGAGCGCACTGGGGTGGAAATCCTGCAGAGTGCCCTCGCAGCTCCGGTGCGTCAAATTGCCGCCAATGCCGGTGCCGATGGCGCCGTGGTGGCCGCGGAAATCCAGCGCCTGGGCAAGGGCTTCAACGCCCTCACTGGCGCCTACGAAGACCTACTCGCTGCTGGCATCCTCGATGCGGCCAAGGTGGTGCGGCTTGCCCTGCAGGATGCTGTTTCGATTGCCTCACTGCTGATCACCACCGAAGCGGTGATCGCCGACAAGCCCGAACCCCCAGCCCCCGCCGGCGGCCCTGGTGGTGACATGGGCGGTATGGGCGGAATGGGAGGTATGGGCGGAATGGGTGGCATGGGTGGCATGGGCATGCCCGGGATGATGTGA
- a CDS encoding helix-turn-helix domain-containing protein produces MDSPVIPVLQALGQRLSQAREARGLSQAALASQLNMGVEQLGALEAGDLEHLPEAVFVIAQARRLASRLEISIDEEVTSLRQFTEFSAPKINLNQLKFQARGIEQEEPPTSPAEPGPKAKSQTKSSGSLWPGLRPIASLALIAGLATGGTLLWQQWQTHQQLLRQQAIAQEASLKKARLEQAKRAAALAIETSQAKQLVLISTEGSWLEVKTTTGKRLFRGAFQGRRAFPLAAGIRVLAGRPDLVLVQRGNGPAKPLGTVKQIRWQTFAPTQAKLQATPAKPPTP; encoded by the coding sequence GTGGATAGCCCAGTAATCCCTGTGCTTCAAGCCCTTGGCCAGCGGCTGAGCCAAGCCCGGGAAGCCCGGGGCCTCAGCCAGGCAGCCCTGGCATCGCAGCTGAACATGGGGGTGGAGCAACTTGGGGCCCTGGAAGCCGGTGATCTGGAGCATCTTCCGGAAGCTGTTTTTGTGATCGCCCAGGCCCGCCGGCTGGCCAGTCGCCTAGAAATTTCTATTGACGAGGAAGTAACTTCCCTGCGCCAATTTACTGAATTTAGCGCTCCAAAAATCAATCTCAACCAACTCAAATTCCAAGCGCGGGGCATCGAACAGGAGGAGCCCCCAACCAGCCCAGCCGAACCTGGCCCCAAAGCAAAAAGCCAAACCAAATCCAGTGGGAGCCTTTGGCCTGGCCTTCGCCCCATCGCCAGCCTGGCCCTGATCGCAGGGCTGGCAACCGGTGGCACCTTGCTTTGGCAGCAATGGCAAACCCATCAACAACTGCTGCGCCAGCAGGCCATTGCCCAGGAAGCGTCGCTTAAAAAAGCCCGGCTCGAGCAAGCCAAGCGGGCAGCCGCCCTGGCCATCGAGACCAGCCAAGCCAAGCAACTGGTGTTGATCAGCACTGAGGGCAGCTGGCTGGAGGTGAAAACCACCACGGGCAAGCGGCTGTTTAGGGGGGCCTTCCAGGGCCGGCGAGCTTTTCCCCTGGCCGCAGGAATTCGGGTGCTGGCCGGCCGGCCGGATTTGGTGCTGGTTCAGCGGGGCAACGGCCCGGCCAAGCCCCTTGGCACGGTCAAACAAATCCGGTGGCAAACCTTTGCCCCAACCCAGGCCAAGCTTCAGGCCACTCCAGCTAAGCCCCCAACACCCTGA